The Trichocoleus sp. sequence CTCCTGCTGCGTTTTTTGCACTGTGTCTTGGCGTTCTTCCTGCTCTGTGTCTTTTGCTCCCCACTGCCCCCCAGCCTCCGCTGCTCGAGAACTGCGACTGGCAATCTCATAGGGCGATCGAGTCGGGACAAGCTCTAATTGAGTGGGTTCAGGCGGTTTTGCGGTCTTTGCCGGAGTGCGACGACGACGGGAAACATTTTCCTCGCTGGTTTCCTCGGCGATGACTTCATAAAGTACCGCAGTCTTTTGTGCCTGTCCTTTGCGTAAGACTCGCCCCAAGCGTTGAATATATTCTCTTGCTGACCCGGTTCCAGACAGTAAAATCGCGATACTTGCCTCTGGAACATCAACCCCTTCATTCAAGACATGGGAAGCAACCAGGCACTTATATTTTCCTTCCCGGAAGTTTTGTAGCACTTCATGCCGCTCTTTCACAGGGGTTTGGTGGGTCAGGGCAGGAATGAGAAAATCTTGAGAAATCCGGTAAACGGTGGCGTTGTCATTGGTAAAGATTAGGGTTTGTTCAGGATAGTGCTGTCCCAGTAAGTTGGCTAAAACGCGCAGCTTTCCTTCTGTCCCCAGGGCGATCGATCGAGCTTCTCGATGCGCCAGCATAGCTCTCCGACCTGCCTGAGATTGGGCACTCATCTGGACAAACTTCTGCCAGCCCTCTAGCGACCCCAACCGGATATTCATCCTCTGCAAAAAACTGTTGCGCGTTTGGGTTAACCGATCGTATCGTTCGCGCTCATGCTGCGACAGTTCCACCTTAATCTGAATGATCTGATGGTCGGCTAGCGCTTTGCCTGCCAGATCTTCGGCAGTGCGATGATAAACCACGCTACCCAAAAGTTGATCGAGATCCGCGTGTTTACCGTCAGATCGATCAGGAGTGGCAGTCAGTCCGAGACGGTAGGGAGCGATCGAATATTCAGCAATAACCCGATTAAAGTCGCTGGGCAAATGATGGCATTCATCGCAGATCAGCATTGCATAACGATTGCCCAAAGATTCGGCATGAATGGCCGCGCTGTCATAGGTCGAAACGAGAATTGGAGTTCGATCGCGCGATCCACCCCCCAGTAACCCAATCTCCGCGTCTGGAAATGCTGCCAGCAAATGGGCATACCATTGGTGCATTAAATCCAGTGTTGGGACGGTGATCAACGTACTGCAAGCGGTTGCCTGCATTGCCATTTGTGCCAGATAAGTTTTTCCGGCTGCGGTTGGTAATACCACAACGCCACGACGACCCACCGACATCCAGGCGGCTAACGCTTCTTGCTGGTGAGGATAGGGCTGACGTTCTAGCTTAGCTTCTAGCGTTAAAGGCGGAAATGCAGTTGCTTGATCGGTAAATGTCACGCCTTCTGCTTCCAGTCGATCGACTAGTTCTCGATACTGAATTGCCGGAACCCGAAATTTCTCAATCCGATCGTCCCATGTCGCAAATTCCACCCAACTTTTGCCGCGAGGTGGAGGATGCAGAATCAGTGTGCCGCGATCGAATTTGAGAGTGGGAGTACGTCCCATGAGCGCAGGGGGTAGAGGGCAAGGAATTAGACAACAGCAGAGTTAGAAACAGGGAATGTATTTGTACTAGTGCGATCGATTTGATTTTAGCGAGATTTGGCTGAGGAACAACATTTTAAGTTCGCTTGAGTTCGCTTCTGGTTGTGAAATGATCAGGATTGGGATGACTATGATCAGATTTAGTCAAATTTTGGACAAATGGTGATGCGGAAAATTGGGTGGATTTTGGCGATCGGGCTAGGAATTGCGAGTAGTGCGACGGCTGTTATGGCGCGTCCAGCAGGTTTGTTTGCGCCTCACTTACAGCAGATCCGAGAAGGATTACCACCCAATACGGAAATGCGATTGCCTGCTGAAGTTCTCTTAGGCGGACCAGGCAATGTAGACCCCAATTCATTGATTGTCAGAGTGATTCCGACTGCCTCACCACCGCGTCTCACCGTTGGTCTTTTTACCTGCGAAAGTGGACCTTACCCCTGCTTGGTTGGTAGTTTTGCGGCTGAAAGTATGGCTTCTGCTAATGCCCAACGAGAACTGAACCGCCATGAGTTAGGGGCAGCACCGATTACGCTGAGTGAAGGGGTTCGGGGCTACCTGCTGGAAGGATCTCGCCAAACTCCGCCTTCTGAGTTTTCTTCGCTGATGTGGCAGCAGAACGGCATGATTTACACCATTAGCTTTTTAGCAGCAGAACGAGAAAATATGTTAGCAATGGCGCGATCGATGGCAACCGAGCCAGGGCTGCGATCGACTCAGGTTCCGTAACGTTCTCTAGGTAAAGATTCCTAGTCAAAGTTTTTTACTTTTTCTTAAGTGATCAGTTCAGTGATAAGCTGAAAGATGGCTATTCTCTAACGCTCAGGCTGTTCTCAAGTTTTATTAAGCTGATCACTCGATAGGCGCAAGCATGGTCACCACAGCAGAAAAAACCAACGTTGGTTACATTACGCAAATCATCGGTCCCGTGGTCGATGTGAAATTTCCGGCGGGACAGATGCCTCGGATCTATAACGCTCTGAAAATTTCCGGCACGAATGCCGCAGGACAAGAAGTTTCCGTGACCTGCGAAGTACAGCAGCTTCTCGGAGACAACCAGATTCGCGCCGTCGCCATGAGCACGACTGATGGTTTAGTGCGCGGCATGGAAGCATTCGATACAGGCGCACCCATTAGCGTCCCCGTCGGTAAGGCAACGCTGGGTCGAATCTTCAACGTTCTCGGTGAACCTGTAGATAACAAAGGTCCCGTTAATGCCCAAGACACGCTGCCCATCCACCGTCCCGCACCCAAACTTACCGATCTAGAAACCAAGCCCTCTGTATTTGAGACGGGCATCAAGGTGATTGACCTGCTCACTCCCTATCGTCGTGGTGGCAAGATTGGCTTGTTCGGCGGTGCAGGAGTTGGCAAGACCGTCATCATGATGGAATTGATCAACAACATTGCGACTCAGCACGGTGGTGTGTCCGTTTTCGCAGGCGTGGGTGAACGTACCCGCGAAGGAAACGACCTCTACAACGAAATGATTGAATCTGGAGTAATCAACAAAGATAATCCAGAAGAGTCGAAGATTGCGCTGGTTTATGGTCAGATGAACGAACCACCTGGAGCAAGAATGCGGGTTGGTCTATCTGGCTTGACCATGGCAGAGTATTTCCGGGATGTCAACAAGCAGGACGTGCTGTTGTTCATTGATAACATCTTCCGCTTTGTTCAAGCAGGTTCTGAAGTATCAGCGCTGCTCGGACGGATGCCCTCTGCGGTAGGATATCAGCCGACCCTTGGTACAGACGTAGGCGACTTGCAAGAGCGGATCACCTCAACGACCGAAGGATCGATTACCTCGATTCAGGCAGTCTATGTTCCAGCGGACGACTTGACCGACCCCGCACCCGCAACCACCTTTGCTCACCTGGATGGAACAACCGTTCTTTCCCGTGGTCTGGCAGCAAAAGGAATTTATCCGGCAGTTGATCCGTTGGATTCGACTTCCACCATGTTGCAGCCCGGTATTGTTGGTGAAGAACACTACGGTACGGCACGTGCGGTTCAGTCTACCCTGCAGCGATACAAAGAATTGCAAGACATTATTGCCATTCTCGGTCTAGACGAACTGTCTGAAGATGACCGTTTGATCGTGGCACGGGCGCGCAAAGTTGAGCGTTTCCTGTCTCAGCCTTTCTTTGTGGCAGAGGTATTCACAGGTGCGCCTGGTAAATACGTCACATTGGAAAAAACGATCAAAGGCTTCAAGATGATTCTGTCTGGTCAGTTGGATGATCTGCCAGAGCAAGCATTCTATCTGGTTGGCGATATTGATGAAGCGATCGCCAAAGGTCAAAAACTGAAAGCAGAAGGGAAGTAAGGGTATCAGGTGTTTGGTGTCAGGTGTCAGGTGTTCGGGGTTAAAAACGCGGATGCCTGGCTCCTAATGCCTCACGCCTGACTCCGATTCAGTGAGGAAAATTATGCCATTAACAGTTCGTGTGATTGCGCCCGACAAAACCGTTTGGGATTCTGCGGCTGAGGAAGTCATCCTGCCCAGTACAACAGGGCAACTCGGAATTCTGCCTGGTCACGCTCCATTGCTGACTGCGCTTGATACGGGTGTAATGCGAGTTCGCTCCAGTAAAGATTGGGTGGCGATCGCCCTGATGGGTGGCTTTGCTGAAGTCGAATCAGATGAAGTGACGATTCTGGTCAACGGAGCAGAGCGAGGCGACGCGATCGATCGGGAAACAGCAAGAACGGCTTACAGCGAAGCTGAATCTCGGCTGAACCAAGTTCGCGGTAGTGGCTCTCGTCAGGAGCAAATTCAGGCAGAACGAAATCTGCGTCGTGCTCGTGCCCGTTTTCAGGCAGCAGGTGGAATGGTTCAAATTTAAGTCTTGGAATTATTCTGAAATGATTTCATTTGTGGGGGCGTGGGCGATTCCATGCCCTTTTTTGCAATTACTCGTTTTTTGCAATTACTCGTCTACTGGTGCTTTAGGGCGCAGCATATTCCAGGGGATCGTTTTGTTTTGTACGAGTGCGATCGCCATGGCTCTAGCACCTGCCTGATTAATATGGCTGGGGTCGGCGAAATACTGGTTTTGCCGCAACGGAGCTTGCTGCCCTAGATCAACAAAAATAAAGCTTTCTTGGCTTGCCAACTGCCGCATATGTTGGTGGAACTGCTGCTCATAGCTGCGTCTTGTCTGATCGAGATATTCGTTCGTCAAAGGGAGATTGACCAGTACCAGACGAATTTGATTTTGGCGGGCAAACTGAGCAACGGCAATCGTTGAATCCATTTGTGCTCCAGTAAGCTGAAAATTGCGGTAGTCTGCATCAAACTGCCCGGCAACTCTGGGATATTGCTGGAAATAGGTTCTGGGATTAAACTGACCCGTTATCACTTCAAATCCATTGACTGTCAAATCACGGGCGAAATGAGGACGAGTTCTGGAACTTGTGCTTGCTTTAGCTTCACTTGCGGCTTTTTGGGCTGCCTGTAGAGTGAGCGCCATCCATTGATTTCTAGGTGGAATCGGACGATCGCCCTGTTGCAGTTGGGTATAGCCTTGAGAGGCAACAATATCTTGATAAGTAATATCAGGACGCCCATTGTTAAATGCTCGCAGTCCATCGCCCCAAATAATTAATCGGGGTAGGTGTTCAGGCAGCAGCACCTCTCGGAGCAAGACATCAATGACCTGAGCAGTTGCCCCATTGATGCCAAAATTAAAAACTTTGAGACCGGGATAGCCTTGTTTTGCAAGTGCCTCCTGCATCGCGATTGGGTCAATTCCCTGAAGCGATCGAGAACTGCCAACAATTAAAATATCTGGTTTGCCAAAGGTACGAAGATAGCGCGAATAAAGCAGCAATTCCTGGTCAAGCCGTTCGCTATTGAAAGAAGCAAAGTTGTAGGGCGGCAGCAATAACTCAGGAACGAGCAGCGGCGGCAGCGGCAAAATCAGCGAAGAGAGCCGGGGTTGCGAAATAGAAACTTCCGCAGATGATGCAGCAAGATCAGGTGGCTCCGTAGGATTGGAGGATTCCGTGGCAGCAGTGCGATTGTCTCCCATGGCATGGAGCTTTCGAGTTGTTCCATCAGGCAAGGCAGTTGCGCGAATTCCTTGAAAGAGTGCCAGTAGAACTCCTACCAGAAGCAGCTTTTTGACTTGCATAACAATCTTCTGAGTATCCTTTTTAACTGCTGTAGCTGCTTACAGAGAAGCAGGATGGAGGAATTGATTTCGCTCTGTACAGTGAGACCGGGCCTTATCAGGCGATCGTAATTTCGTATCTGACCATTCTTGAACTGTTCTAACGATTAATCCAATCCAAATCTTAAACTATCGCTAAGTGCAATAGCGATCAACTCAGAGATTGAATCATCTCAAGCTTAGCCAATAAAAAACCAGTCCCTTAATGGAAACTGGTGCAAAATGATCAAACTTTTTGTCTTGGTTAAGTTCTTACTGATACAGGAACAAACAAGCGGCAGCGAGAATTGCCCCAATCCAATAGAACCGCGAAACAACTTGAATTTCCGACCAACCTGTTAACTCAAAATGGTGGTGTAGCGGAGACATTTTCAATAAACGCTTGCCAACACCATTGGCATCTTTTGTCGCTTTGAAATAAGTAACTTGGGCAATAACTGAGAGCGTTTCTGCAAAGAAGATGCCGCTTAGAATAAACAGCCCTAACAGGGAGTGCGTCAAAATGGCTACTGCGGCTAATGCACCACCAAGCGCCAGTGAGCCTGTATCGCCCATAAAAACTCGAGCCGGATGATGGTTATGAACGAGAAATCCTAAGCATCCTCCGCTGAGGCAGGCACAAAAGATCATTAGTTCAGGGGAAGTAGACGAAATTAACGCCCCCAAACCCAATAGCGCGATCGCTGCTGTGCCCCCTGCTAATCCATCTAACCCATCCGTTAAATTTGTGGCATTGCTCTCAGCAACAAGAACAAACCAGGCAAGCGGCAGAAACAGCAACCCCATTGGCAAGGTCAGCCCAAACGGAAGCCATAGCTCACTCAAATTTGCAGTTTGGCTCAGCCCAGCCCAGAGACAAAACAACCCACCAAAAACAATTTGTAGAGCTAGCTTCAGACGGGGTGAAATGCCTTTGTTGGATTTTTTACTTAGAATTTGCCAATCGTCATACCAGCCGATTCCGGCATAAGCCAGTGTTAGTGCAGAGACAGCTTCAACGTTTGCATTAAATCCTGTCCAGCAAAGCGCAACGAAGACGGCAGCAGGAATAAAAAAGATACCCCCCATCGTCGGCGTTCCGGCTTTTTTATGGTGGGCTTGTGGTCCTTCTTGACGAATGATCTGTCCGGCTTTGAGTGCTCGCAACATCGGCACTGCCCAAAAACCGATCGCCCCTGACACAAGCAGAGAAACAATCAGCGGTAAAACTAAACCCTGACTTGAGAAAAACGATCGCCCTGATGCACCATCTAGAATCAGAGCCGCAATGCTTAACCCAGCCGTCAGAGTTAAAAATGTTCGATAGCCTGACAGACTCATCCGTCCATCGGGAATTAACTTCGCGTCCACGTCACTACACTCCACACCACACATTAAATTAAAGCGAATCGTCTTTGAAGGAACGCGGCTGAGGCAGTTTAGGAAGTACTCCATCGCGTCCGATCGAGAGAGTTTAATCCGGGCGATCGATAAAACCAAAATTTAGATCGATCTTTGAAAAATGACTGCCTCAGAAGAACTCTCGTGCTGGAACTACAATTTAAGTTCAGGCGATTCCGTAAAGCAAAACGAAATTTAAGCTTTACTCTGTGAAGAATATATGAAGATTAGTCGTCCAGGTCAAGTGCATCATCGTCATCATCATCAAGCTCAAAGGAATTATCATCGCCTGCCATCAGTTCGTTGATTTCTGCCTCGTCATCGCGGTAGTCATACTCGCTACCATCGCGGGAGAGCAACCGACCTGTGCTTTCCAACCAGTTGAGAATGGAAGCATCCTGTGACTGAGGAATCACTGGAGCGGGCTGATTACGGGGTACTTCGTGTAGTGCGGGGTTACGCATCTCTTTGTCTTGCATGTTTCTATCTCTCAAACCTTCTAGATTGGGTGAGCCAAAGCGATCGAATAGCTCTCAAGCCTGTCTGAGCCGTTAAACTAAGGCAGATAGCTCATCTGTTCAGTAATGCCTGATAGTGTTAGCTTAAATTTCTTGCAGTGTCAATAGAAAAACCACTATCGCTAGCAAGATTCCCGCATCACTAGCATGATTTGTTTCAGGCTCGATGACACCTTGAGCATTCCATTCGACCAGTTCTCTATATTAGCTAATCGCGTGGATTGGAGATAAGACAGTATGTTGGGGAAAACTGCGTTACTGGAAGCGATCGGCGGAAAAAATCGGGGCATCCTGGCGAGTGACCTGGACAAGCAGGCAATTTTGGCGGCAATTGCTCAACTGGAAGACCGAAACCCCACTCCTCAACCCTTAGAAGCGGCTGATAAGCTAGATGGAAACTGGCGGCTGCTCTACACCACTAGCGAAGAATTGCTGCGAATTGACCAGCTCCCGTTTTTTAAGCTAGGGCAGATTTACCAGTATATTCATGTCCAAGCTGCTCGGATTTATAACATCGCTGAGATCTATGGGCTGCCTTATCTAGAAGGCTTTGTCAGCGTGGCTGCCCAGTTCCAACCACTTTCCCAGCAGCGAGTAAAGGTTAACTTTGAGCGATCGATTTTGGGTTTACAGCGGCTCATCAACTACCGCTCTCTTACGGAATTTATCCAACAGATTGAAGCAGGGCAAAAATTTACAGCGATCGATTTCAATATTTCAGCCCGTGACCAGAAGGGCTGGCTCGATATTACTTACTTGGATGATGACCTTCGCATTGGACGCGGCAATCAAGGCAGCCTGTTTGTTCTTACAAAAGTAAAAGGGTGATCAGTAGAACCCTTAAACATTCATTATCGAAGGAGCGAAAAATTTAGAATGCGGTTGCGCTTATCCCAGGGACAACTGAATGCACTGACCCTCTGCCCCCGCAAATTTCAGCATCTTTATCTCGACCAACTAGGGTTTCCTCCAACGCCAGAACAGCAAGAGCGTATGACTTGGGGCAGTCGATTTCATCTGCTGATGCAGCAGTGTCAACTGGGCTTGCCGATCGATAGCACAATTGGCAGCAGCGAAGCCATGCAGCATTGTATTACAGCCCTTCAGCAAGCTGCCCCTGACCTGTTCCAGTCTAATACTGCATCTCGTCAAGCTGAACATCGCCGGACGCTGGAGTTTGAAGGCTATTTGCTCACCGTGATTTATGACCTGCTAATTCTTGATGAGCAGCAAGCCCAAATTTTGGACTGGAAAACTTACCCACGTCCTCAGGATCCGCGTCGGCTAACAAAAGATTGGCAAACCCGCCTCTATCCGTTTCTGCTGTCAGAGACGAGCAACTACAAGCCCGATCAGATTTCAATGACCTATTGGTTTGTCCAGGCAGGAGAAGGTGAAACGCCTCAACCCCAGTCGCTACAATTTTCTTACCGCTCACAAACCCATCAACAGATTGAGCAAGACCTGAAGCGATTGTTGAACCAACTGACGCTGTGGCTCCAGCAATATGAAGCCGGAGAACCCTTACCGCAGGTTGACCCTGCCAAGCAAATTTGCCAATTCTGTCCCTTCATCCGTCGCTGTCAGCGAGATTATCTAAATACACCTGACTCTACCTCCTCCCTGGCTGCTTTAGCGGCGATCGAAGAAGTAGCGCTGTAGCAATCTTTTCCCGAATTAGAACTTTCCCAAATCAAAAACCGATCGCCCTTGAAAAAAGCAACGATCGGTTTATGAGTTTACAGGCTGATATGTATCGTCTCAGCTTTCAACTAACGGCTGATGAAGCCGCGCACTTGCTTAAGCGCAGCCTGACCAATGTTAAATACAGCCCAACTGCCAGCCAGCAGCACCGGTGCTAGAACAATAAGAACTCGCCAATCCATAATCTGATTCCTCCCCTAAAGAATTATCAAAAATCTCTCATGTGTAATCTATTTTGCGGTCAATTGGCTTAATTTTCCAGACCTAACTTAACAAAACCCCATATCTGTACCTTTGCCCGCATGAACCAGAGCTAGTTTTTCATATTTATGGGCATGTTCAATGAGACCGACAGCTTCCGCTTCAGAAACCTGGCGCAGTAATTTTGCTGGAACTCCAATGACCAGCGATCGTGGAGGGATGTCTTTGGTCACAACTGATCCGGCTCCCACAATACTACCTGACCCAACTCGTACCCCGTCCAGTACAATTGCGCCAATTCCAATCAAACAACCCTGCTCAATGTAAGCACTGTGAACAACAGCACGGTGTCCAATCGTGACATAATCCTCCAATACAGTCGGCTTGCCCGGATCACCATGCAATATTGCACCATCTTGAATATTTGTTGCCCTACCAATCACAATTTGCTCAACATCACCCCGCAAAATTGCGCCATACCAAATGCTTGCACCTAGCCCGACTTCAACGCGACCGATTACAGTAGCATTAGGGGCAATGAATGCGGCTTGAGATAGGTCAGGTTTTGTCACCCCAAATCCTGGCTGAGGCTCAGATAAATCGCTCACTCGTCCTCCTTTAAAGACCCTGCTGAAGATAAGGAGTATAATAGAGCCACTAGAATTGGCTCAAATTGCCTGTCCTAGTCGCACCTTGCATGATGAATCCAGCTTTACAATATCCAATTTTTGGTCCAGAAATTCAGTGTCCCCATTGCCGTCAAACCATTCCGGCATTGACACTGACTGATACTTACTTGTGCCAGCGACATGGGGCATTTGAGGCAAACCCGAAAACCAGCGAACTGGTGCATCTCCAATCGGGGCGGCACTGGCGGCAATGGAACAACGAATGGTATCGCCAGCATACTCACCCGGATGGAATTCGCTTTGAAATTCATGAAGCGCTCGATCGCCTCTACACCCAGGGGTATCGGGCAACCCGCGTGATCATTGCTCAACGCTACAAAGATTTGATCAGCACCTATCTAGAGCGCAGTACGCCCTGGCGTGGGCAGCCCGAAGCACCACGTCCTCGGCTTTATGGGCTGCCTGTTGACTTTAGCCCTGATCCGGCAGAAGAACCCTGCTGGGAT is a genomic window containing:
- a CDS encoding DEAD/DEAH box helicase family protein, translating into MGRTPTLKFDRGTLILHPPPRGKSWVEFATWDDRIEKFRVPAIQYRELVDRLEAEGVTFTDQATAFPPLTLEAKLERQPYPHQQEALAAWMSVGRRGVVVLPTAAGKTYLAQMAMQATACSTLITVPTLDLMHQWYAHLLAAFPDAEIGLLGGGSRDRTPILVSTYDSAAIHAESLGNRYAMLICDECHHLPSDFNRVIAEYSIAPYRLGLTATPDRSDGKHADLDQLLGSVVYHRTAEDLAGKALADHQIIQIKVELSQHERERYDRLTQTRNSFLQRMNIRLGSLEGWQKFVQMSAQSQAGRRAMLAHREARSIALGTEGKLRVLANLLGQHYPEQTLIFTNDNATVYRISQDFLIPALTHQTPVKERHEVLQNFREGKYKCLVASHVLNEGVDVPEASIAILLSGTGSAREYIQRLGRVLRKGQAQKTAVLYEVIAEETSEENVSRRRRTPAKTAKPPEPTQLELVPTRSPYEIASRSSRAAEAGGQWGAKDTEQEERQDTVQKTQQEIDIDEEEW
- the atpD gene encoding F0F1 ATP synthase subunit beta — encoded protein: MVTTAEKTNVGYITQIIGPVVDVKFPAGQMPRIYNALKISGTNAAGQEVSVTCEVQQLLGDNQIRAVAMSTTDGLVRGMEAFDTGAPISVPVGKATLGRIFNVLGEPVDNKGPVNAQDTLPIHRPAPKLTDLETKPSVFETGIKVIDLLTPYRRGGKIGLFGGAGVGKTVIMMELINNIATQHGGVSVFAGVGERTREGNDLYNEMIESGVINKDNPEESKIALVYGQMNEPPGARMRVGLSGLTMAEYFRDVNKQDVLLFIDNIFRFVQAGSEVSALLGRMPSAVGYQPTLGTDVGDLQERITSTTEGSITSIQAVYVPADDLTDPAPATTFAHLDGTTVLSRGLAAKGIYPAVDPLDSTSTMLQPGIVGEEHYGTARAVQSTLQRYKELQDIIAILGLDELSEDDRLIVARARKVERFLSQPFFVAEVFTGAPGKYVTLEKTIKGFKMILSGQLDDLPEQAFYLVGDIDEAIAKGQKLKAEGK
- the atpC gene encoding ATP synthase F1 subunit epsilon, coding for MPLTVRVIAPDKTVWDSAAEEVILPSTTGQLGILPGHAPLLTALDTGVMRVRSSKDWVAIALMGGFAEVESDEVTILVNGAERGDAIDRETARTAYSEAESRLNQVRGSGSRQEQIQAERNLRRARARFQAAGGMVQI
- the mraY gene encoding phospho-N-acetylmuramoyl-pentapeptide-transferase is translated as MVLSIARIKLSRSDAMEYFLNCLSRVPSKTIRFNLMCGVECSDVDAKLIPDGRMSLSGYRTFLTLTAGLSIAALILDGASGRSFFSSQGLVLPLIVSLLVSGAIGFWAVPMLRALKAGQIIRQEGPQAHHKKAGTPTMGGIFFIPAAVFVALCWTGFNANVEAVSALTLAYAGIGWYDDWQILSKKSNKGISPRLKLALQIVFGGLFCLWAGLSQTANLSELWLPFGLTLPMGLLFLPLAWFVLVAESNATNLTDGLDGLAGGTAAIALLGLGALISSTSPELMIFCACLSGGCLGFLVHNHHPARVFMGDTGSLALGGALAAVAILTHSLLGLFILSGIFFAETLSVIAQVTYFKATKDANGVGKRLLKMSPLHHHFELTGWSEIQVVSRFYWIGAILAAACLFLYQ
- a CDS encoding DUF3134 domain-containing protein; amino-acid sequence: MRNPALHEVPRNQPAPVIPQSQDASILNWLESTGRLLSRDGSEYDYRDDEAEINELMAGDDNSFELDDDDDDALDLDD
- a CDS encoding PAP/fibrillin family protein, translated to MLGKTALLEAIGGKNRGILASDLDKQAILAAIAQLEDRNPTPQPLEAADKLDGNWRLLYTTSEELLRIDQLPFFKLGQIYQYIHVQAARIYNIAEIYGLPYLEGFVSVAAQFQPLSQQRVKVNFERSILGLQRLINYRSLTEFIQQIEAGQKFTAIDFNISARDQKGWLDITYLDDDLRIGRGNQGSLFVLTKVKG
- a CDS encoding PD-(D/E)XK nuclease family protein — translated: MRLRLSQGQLNALTLCPRKFQHLYLDQLGFPPTPEQQERMTWGSRFHLLMQQCQLGLPIDSTIGSSEAMQHCITALQQAAPDLFQSNTASRQAEHRRTLEFEGYLLTVIYDLLILDEQQAQILDWKTYPRPQDPRRLTKDWQTRLYPFLLSETSNYKPDQISMTYWFVQAGEGETPQPQSLQFSYRSQTHQQIEQDLKRLLNQLTLWLQQYEAGEPLPQVDPAKQICQFCPFIRRCQRDYLNTPDSTSSLAALAAIEEVAL
- a CDS encoding photosystem II protein Y produces the protein MDWRVLIVLAPVLLAGSWAVFNIGQAALKQVRGFISR
- a CDS encoding gamma carbonic anhydrase family protein, which translates into the protein MSDLSEPQPGFGVTKPDLSQAAFIAPNATVIGRVEVGLGASIWYGAILRGDVEQIVIGRATNIQDGAILHGDPGKPTVLEDYVTIGHRAVVHSAYIEQGCLIGIGAIVLDGVRVGSGSIVGAGSVVTKDIPPRSLVIGVPAKLLRQVSEAEAVGLIEHAHKYEKLALVHAGKGTDMGFC
- a CDS encoding TIGR02652 family protein; amino-acid sequence: MMNPALQYPIFGPEIQCPHCRQTIPALTLTDTYLCQRHGAFEANPKTSELVHLQSGRHWRQWNNEWYRQHTHPDGIRFEIHEALDRLYTQGYRATRVIIAQRYKDLISTYLERSTPWRGQPEAPRPRLYGLPVDFSPDPAEEPCWDVINFDLEKEPGAPVRYPYFRLFE